ATTTGTTCGCAACAGCTACAACTAGGGATAGGTTCTCAGTGGTGTGTACACAAGTCCTCTTTCTCGCCAAAGTCAAGGGTGGTTCTGTCAACTTGGGATCTTCAGGTTGCTAGCAAACAGCGGGTACCTGCGTGTTTGTGggttgctccttccctcccgtGCGATAGTCGCTGACAGCGCTGCCTAAATCAATCTATGACCTGCTAATTAAAACTTTTCTCTACCTGCCTTACTGATGGATTACCTAGTCCGCTGAAGCCTCTCATCCCCGGGCTCTCAGAGTTCTATTTCTCTCGCCATCTCACCGGTTTGATTTTCCCAAGTCATCACcacttttcttttcccccacCACGATCTACAATCCGTGATCACAAACTACTACAACCCACCGCCGTCAAGAAAACTGCCTATCGTGATATTCAAAATGGACGATctaaccacctccctcgcccaaaacctcaccacctccctctccccggCAGACCTCCAAGCCGCCTtcagcaacgacaacaacgatgACAATGACCTCGGTCGCGCCCCTCCCCGAATGGGGTTTAACACCGAACCTAAACTCTGCCAGTTTATCCTCTCACGCAGGAACGTCACTGCTTCCGTCTCGCTCGAGATTCGACCGTCGGGTTGCTCGACTGGGTCGGGGCTGTTTATTGCCCGGGGTGAACAGGACGGGATTGAGGCTGGAAGGGAGATTTACAGGTCTAAGCCGTTGATGCTGGCTTTTGATGGtgcaggtggtgatgggtggtgtCATTTTTGTGGGGGGTATTTCGAGGGgtattttgggggggagaaggggggggtgagggtttgTAGCGGGtgtggggttgggaggtttTGTTCGAAGGTAGGTTCAGTCAAGATggagtttgggagggggtgactGACTTGGGAATAGGAATGCCAAAAGTTGGCTTGGAATAGATTTCACAAGGAGGAGTGCAAGGTTTTGAAGAGCACACCCGGGATTAAGCCGCAGAGCTTGCTGGCTCATCGGCTGGTGTGGTTCCAGCAGAAGGGGTATATCACTACCGAGCAGGGGGCTGTGATTCAGGGGTTGGAGGCTCACTTTGATGAGTACActagggaggaggggggcaaGACGACCGAGGTGTATGATGTTGCGATGGCGATTAGGGACGTgactggggaggggagggagaagaagattgatgTTGGGTTGATTTGGAAGTTGGTGCCGCAGGTAAGTTCTCGCTGGCTgttgggtggagggagggtgcTAATGAGTGAGGGATAGCTCTGGACCAACTGTGTCCGCCTGAGGGGTTCTTCTTCCAGAGAAACGGTTGCTTTTGCGCTGGAGCTTGTCACTGCCATGATCAACCATTCTTGCGAGCCGAACGCCTTTGCTTTTTTGGAAAAGGGCGAGATTCGCGTCCGGTCGTTGAAGAAGATTGCGGCTGGAGAGGAGATTACCATTTGCTATATCGATCCTACGGTTGATGTCAAGAGTCGGCGGGAGATTCTGATGGATGAGCACTTTTTTGAGTGTGACTGTACGTTTTGAAAGATTACAAGACTGAGAGTTGGATACTAACAAGGAGGATAGGTGCCCGCTGCAAAGACGAGATCGAGACCCAAAAGCGTAGGGTGGCTGCCGATGGAAAGACAAGCATGGCTACTGTCCGTCAAGCCCAGATATCCATGCTCGACCTGATCAAGAGCGCCGCCGTCACCGCCTGCAAGTACCCCGGTGTCTATTCCGATTTTGCGAACCTCACCATTGTCGAAAGCACAATGAACACCATCATGAAAAACGCCTTTCCCAACTTTGGGTGGGGTGACGATCTCGACCCTGTCCCCATGGTGCGCCTTTGCCTTAGCGTCCTCTACCTCGAGCAGGGCAAACCAGCCCCGGCTTTGCGCAACGGCCTCAGGGGGTATTTTGCTCGTCGCGGAGGCCGGACTGACCCCAATGCTGTCAATATTCTGATTGACATTATTCATGTGCTCATCGCGGCGAGCTGTCTACCTCCTGACTCTCCTGTTCTCAAGGACGCGTCGTTTCCCTTGCGGGTGGACATCAGTAATGTTATGTATTGGTACCTTTATAAGGCTTGCaaggaggctggggaggtgtttggggaTGATTGCGAGTATACCAAGGCGATTGGGGACTTGTTTGCCAAGATGATGGCCAGGTTGCCTGCTGGTGCGAGTAGGCCGCCGGAGGATGATTTcatggaggagcttgaggactcgctgaggagggttgttgagtgggcgggggtttgggtttaTGAGGGGGCTTAGGGGGTGGCGTGGGTCAAGTGATGAGACTGGAGGATAGTTGCTGATGGGTAAGGGATTAGAAATGGTTAATATCAACTGAGAGCTTGTCTGGGATTCCTTGTTAGTGCTGTGGTGCAAATGCGTGTTTTTGACACCAAGCTTCCGATTGGGTTCCTTTTTGGTTTTAGTGTTCAGCTGCCTTGTGGTTCGCTTTTTTGATCGGGATGTTGGTTTCTGTGTTCACATTTTGAAACGATACGACCAGCTTGATATGTTGTAATTCCTGCTCATTATTTCCCATCTATCGATCTTGATGCTGCAACAGTCGCAACGACATCCAATGCCATGGCCGACATTGCACCCCTTCTGGAACTTCACAAGAACAAATTTCACGGCACTCCGCACAGAAATTGCGCCAACTTGGGTAGATGACGCTCCATACCGCGGGACCACTAGCATTCTCTGGAGCTGCCTGGTAGCCC
The window above is part of the Podospora bellae-mahoneyi strain CBS 112042 chromosome 3, whole genome shotgun sequence genome. Proteins encoded here:
- a CDS encoding hypothetical protein (EggNog:ENOG503P4IX; COG:B), with the protein product MDDLTTSLAQNLTTSLSPADLQAAFSNDNNDDNDLGRAPPRMGFNTEPKLCQFILSRRNVTASVSLEIRPSGCSTGSGLFIARGEQDGIEAGREIYRSKPLMLAFDGAGGDGWCHFCGGYFEGYFGGEKGGVRVCSGCGVGRFCSKECQKLAWNRFHKEECKVLKSTPGIKPQSLLAHRLVWFQQKGYITTEQGAVIQGLEAHFDEYTREEGGKTTEVYDVAMAIRDVTGEGREKKIDVGLIWKLVPQLWTNCVRLRGSSSRETVAFALELVTAMINHSCEPNAFAFLEKGEIRVRSLKKIAAGEEITICYIDPTVDVKSRREILMDEHFFECDCARCKDEIETQKRRVAADGKTSMATVRQAQISMLDLIKSAAVTACKYPGVYSDFANLTIVESTMNTIMKNAFPNFGWGDDLDPVPMVRLCLSVLYLEQGKPAPALRNGLRGYFARRGGRTDPNAVNILIDIIHVLIAASCLPPDSPVLKDASFPLRVDISNVMYWYLYKACKEAGEVFGDDCEYTKAIGDLFAKMMARLPAGASRPPEDDFMEELEDSLRRVVEWAGVWVYEGA